Proteins from a genomic interval of Grus americana isolate bGruAme1 chromosome 37, bGruAme1.mat, whole genome shotgun sequence:
- the NDRG2 gene encoding protein NDRG2 isoform X2 — translation MELHEAAPPPPAKGAVLETPFGAVSVTLEGTPRPGRPALLTFPDVGHTHESCFAPLFAHEEMQEIVKNFLLVHVDPPGMEEGAPPYPPGYQYPSLEQLAEMIPCILQNLNITTIVGMGVGAGAFVLAKFGLLRPEVVEGLVLVNIDPQAKGWMDWAAHKLSGLTSSTTEMILAHLFTQEELAAAPPPVQRSRERLGATPNVGLLWGMYNSRGDLGLVRGGACCLRCPVLLVVGDSSPHEDAVVECNAKLDPTQTSFLKMADAGGQPQLSQPAKLTEAFKYFLQGMGYVAASAMTRLSRSRTASVSSSASGGDGERGRSRTLSRGSLGGGASPPAP, via the exons ATGGAGCTCCACGAagccgcccctccccccccggccAAG GGGGCGGTGTTGGAGACGCCCTTCGGGGCCGTCAGCGTCACCTTGGAGGGGACGCCCCGCCCGGGTCGCCCCGCCCTGTTGACCTTTCCCGACGTTGGCCACACCC atgaGTCGTGCTTCGCCCCCCTCTTCGCCCACGAGGAGATGCAGGAGATCGTCAAGAACTTCCTGCTGGTCCATGTGGACCCGCCCGGCATGGAGGAGGGGgcccccccgtaccccccaGG ATACCAGTACCCCTCACTGGAGCAACTGGCCGAGATGATCCCCTGCATCCTCCAGAACCTCAA CATCACCACCATTGTCGGGATGGGGGTGGGAGCCGGCGCCTTCGTCCTGGCTAAATTTGGG CTGCTGCGCCCCGAGGTGGTGGAGGGGCTGGTGCTGGTCAACATCGACCCCCAGGCCAAGGGCTGGATGGACTGGGCCGCGCACAAG CTGTCGGGGCTGACATCATCAACCACTGAGATGATCCTGGCGCATCTCTTCACCCag gaggAGCTGGCGGCCGCCCCTCCCCCGGTGCAGCGGAGCCGGGAGCGGCTGGGGGCGACCCCCAAcgtggggctgctgtggggcatGTACAacag ccgtgGTGACCTGGGCCTGGTGCGCGGCGGAGCCTGCTGCCTGCG gtgcccggtgctgctggtggtgggcGACTCGTCCCCACACGAGGACGCCGTG GTGGAGTGCAACGCCAAGCTGGACCCCACCCAGACGTCCTTCCTCAAG ATGGCGGACGccggggggcagccccagctcagccag cCGGCCAAGCTGACCGAGGCCTTCAAGTACTTCCTGCAGGGGATGGGCTACG TGGCGGCGTCGGCCATGACGCGCCTGTCGCGTTCCCGCACGGCCTCCGTCTCCAGCTCGGCTTCGGGGGGGGACGGCGAGAGGGGTCGCAGTCGGACCCTGTCCCGGGGTAGCTTGGGGGGGGGCGCGTCCCCCCCTGCTCCCTAA
- the NDRG2 gene encoding protein NDRG2 isoform X3, with product MQEIVKNFLLVHVDPPGMEEGAPPYPPGYQYPSLEQLAEMIPCILQNLNITTIVGMGVGAGAFVLAKFGLLRPEVVEGLVLVNIDPQAKGWMDWAAHKLSGLTSSTTEMILAHLFTQEELAAAPPPVQRSRERLGATPNVGLLWGMYNSRGDLGLVRGGACCLRCPVLLVVGDSSPHEDAVVECNAKLDPTQTSFLKMADAGGQPQLSQPAKLTEAFKYFLQGMGYVPHVLERKRSVGPVAASAMTRLSRSRTASVSSSASGGDGERGRSRTLSRGSLGGGASPPAP from the exons ATGCAGGAGATCGTCAAGAACTTCCTGCTGGTCCATGTGGACCCGCCCGGCATGGAGGAGGGGgcccccccgtaccccccaGG ATACCAGTACCCCTCACTGGAGCAACTGGCCGAGATGATCCCCTGCATCCTCCAGAACCTCAA CATCACCACCATTGTCGGGATGGGGGTGGGAGCCGGCGCCTTCGTCCTGGCTAAATTTGGG CTGCTGCGCCCCGAGGTGGTGGAGGGGCTGGTGCTGGTCAACATCGACCCCCAGGCCAAGGGCTGGATGGACTGGGCCGCGCACAAG CTGTCGGGGCTGACATCATCAACCACTGAGATGATCCTGGCGCATCTCTTCACCCag gaggAGCTGGCGGCCGCCCCTCCCCCGGTGCAGCGGAGCCGGGAGCGGCTGGGGGCGACCCCCAAcgtggggctgctgtggggcatGTACAacag ccgtgGTGACCTGGGCCTGGTGCGCGGCGGAGCCTGCTGCCTGCG gtgcccggtgctgctggtggtgggcGACTCGTCCCCACACGAGGACGCCGTG GTGGAGTGCAACGCCAAGCTGGACCCCACCCAGACGTCCTTCCTCAAG ATGGCGGACGccggggggcagccccagctcagccag cCGGCCAAGCTGACCGAGGCCTTCAAGTACTTCCTGCAGGGGATGGGCTACG TCCCCCACGTCCTGGAGCGGAAGCGCAGCGTGGGGCCAG TGGCGGCGTCGGCCATGACGCGCCTGTCGCGTTCCCGCACGGCCTCCGTCTCCAGCTCGGCTTCGGGGGGGGACGGCGAGAGGGGTCGCAGTCGGACCCTGTCCCGGGGTAGCTTGGGGGGGGGCGCGTCCCCCCCTGCTCCCTAA
- the NDRG2 gene encoding protein NDRG2 isoform X1, whose amino-acid sequence MELHEAAPPPPAKGAVLETPFGAVSVTLEGTPRPGRPALLTFPDVGHTHESCFAPLFAHEEMQEIVKNFLLVHVDPPGMEEGAPPYPPGYQYPSLEQLAEMIPCILQNLNITTIVGMGVGAGAFVLAKFGLLRPEVVEGLVLVNIDPQAKGWMDWAAHKLSGLTSSTTEMILAHLFTQEELAAAPPPVQRSRERLGATPNVGLLWGMYNSRGDLGLVRGGACCLRCPVLLVVGDSSPHEDAVVECNAKLDPTQTSFLKMADAGGQPQLSQPAKLTEAFKYFLQGMGYVPHVLERKRSVGPVAASAMTRLSRSRTASVSSSASGGDGERGRSRTLSRGSLGGGASPPAP is encoded by the exons ATGGAGCTCCACGAagccgcccctccccccccggccAAG GGGGCGGTGTTGGAGACGCCCTTCGGGGCCGTCAGCGTCACCTTGGAGGGGACGCCCCGCCCGGGTCGCCCCGCCCTGTTGACCTTTCCCGACGTTGGCCACACCC atgaGTCGTGCTTCGCCCCCCTCTTCGCCCACGAGGAGATGCAGGAGATCGTCAAGAACTTCCTGCTGGTCCATGTGGACCCGCCCGGCATGGAGGAGGGGgcccccccgtaccccccaGG ATACCAGTACCCCTCACTGGAGCAACTGGCCGAGATGATCCCCTGCATCCTCCAGAACCTCAA CATCACCACCATTGTCGGGATGGGGGTGGGAGCCGGCGCCTTCGTCCTGGCTAAATTTGGG CTGCTGCGCCCCGAGGTGGTGGAGGGGCTGGTGCTGGTCAACATCGACCCCCAGGCCAAGGGCTGGATGGACTGGGCCGCGCACAAG CTGTCGGGGCTGACATCATCAACCACTGAGATGATCCTGGCGCATCTCTTCACCCag gaggAGCTGGCGGCCGCCCCTCCCCCGGTGCAGCGGAGCCGGGAGCGGCTGGGGGCGACCCCCAAcgtggggctgctgtggggcatGTACAacag ccgtgGTGACCTGGGCCTGGTGCGCGGCGGAGCCTGCTGCCTGCG gtgcccggtgctgctggtggtgggcGACTCGTCCCCACACGAGGACGCCGTG GTGGAGTGCAACGCCAAGCTGGACCCCACCCAGACGTCCTTCCTCAAG ATGGCGGACGccggggggcagccccagctcagccag cCGGCCAAGCTGACCGAGGCCTTCAAGTACTTCCTGCAGGGGATGGGCTACG TCCCCCACGTCCTGGAGCGGAAGCGCAGCGTGGGGCCAG TGGCGGCGTCGGCCATGACGCGCCTGTCGCGTTCCCGCACGGCCTCCGTCTCCAGCTCGGCTTCGGGGGGGGACGGCGAGAGGGGTCGCAGTCGGACCCTGTCCCGGGGTAGCTTGGGGGGGGGCGCGTCCCCCCCTGCTCCCTAA